CGTGCACAggtgagacctgaacagcacacgttgctatctgtgtttaaactaaactcatttaaactttgccagtttaaacatttaagagccagaagAGAAGATTTGTAAGTGCACTTAGAACGTGTGCAAATATTAATCTCTCTCTAAAGTATTGTGTTTGAAtagacaaattcacacaaaaaatatgCCAAAATGCACGTCTTGGAAAATATACTATAGCAGACATAACCAGCTGAACGTACTGTTTCAGTGCACTGGATTAGTGCATTATCTTAAAATGACAGCACTTTCTTAATATTAATCATACagcaaaaacaaggaaatcactcactgctcatGATCGAATAGCTTTTATAACATTAATACagattaatctttaatttatacagtaaaatattcaatgctattttacatttgactactttattacatttatgtaCCTAAAACGGTTAGACCTAacttaaaaaaaacctgaaaatcactgtttattgtatttgtatcttttatctttactgtatttattggTGTTGTTGCTTGTAGTAAAACAGATTATTACTAATCACAGAATAACACAAAGGAAGGCATCTATGTCATGAAAATTATTGGTTTACCCCATGTAAGATCTACAAAATAGTGTATATAGTGTGctaaaaaatttgaaaattacATAAACCAACATTTTTCATTCTCAGTAACTGCCATTTGGTTAACGTGGTTAGTCTCAAACTTGCATAGAGTCCAAACTTCTCATTTTAAACTAAATGTGCATCTCAGAACCAACATTGAATTATTTTGGAAAGTATGAAAGATGGTCACACATGGCCAAAAGGTTTTCTTTTGAGGAAATCATTGCTAATATCAATTATTCAGATTTTTCAAAAGTCAATTCTAAAACCATTTGCATTTGTCCTTGTTACAACATTTACTTCAAGTTTATCTGGGTTCTTGAACTTTCACCAGTAGGGGGTGTTGTTCTCAATATGACCCCAACTCTGCCACTCGGGGAAGAATCCACTAGACGTTCTCGGGCTCCCAAATTGATCAAATTCCATCTCTGGACGTTTCCCTTGATTCTTGAAATCTGTTGCCCTCTGTTGGGTTACACTGGTCTGATTGAGGTCGTTCTCTGCATGGCCCAGCTTGTAATTTTTTCCATCGTTATTGTCCCAGTATGTGGTATCATTAGTTTTGTAGGATATGCAGAACTCTACCTGCTCATGTGGGGGCACAAAACTCGGAAGTTCGATGGAAAACGAGAAAGTGTCAACGTCCTCACAACCATAAACATTATTCATGTATGTACAAGGAATATCAGCATAACTTTTCCATGAATTAAATGTTATTCGCACATGGACCATTTTCTCAAAGCTTACGCTGCTCACTTTGACTGTGCCGGTGAGGGATctctcttgaattatacagttTTCCAAGCATACCAGACTCTTCTTTAGACGGTTCCGAAAGTCCAAATAGTCTGCAGCAGGCTGAGTGAAATCCAAAATCAAATTATTCTCCTTCTCCCCTCTCAGGCCCACAATGGCATCCTCCAAGTCTGATAATTCGAACTGCAGGTCTAACATGGGGTCTTCCTCAAGTTCCTTGAATACATGGACTGCTGTCAGAGACATGCCTCTGGAGTCAGCAAAAActactttctttttgtttttgatcTCAGGTCTCTTCCATCCTATGTTATCTGTGTCGACATCTGTCTTGTTACTGATGCAGGATCTCAGAGGTTTGTACTGGTTGACTAGGATCCTGGACTTGCAGTCCTCATATGAACTGAGGAAACTGCAAAGAGGCGGTGAATGTGCCAGACAAATTCTCATTGCTACATCCACAGGCATAATTGGACTTGGCATTGGCCTGGGGTTCAGTATCTGCAGAACCCTGTCATGAAGACAATAATGAAGAACACTGCAGTGACCAATTAAGCAAGAGATGTGAAATAATTTCCTCAGAATTAAGAGATTAAAGTGGTGAACAAAACTATATTTGCAGCTAGTTTGAGCTATTTTACAATACAATTATAGACCAAAAGCTGATGATTTAAGTTTTTCACAATAGAATAATAATCAGTTTTTATAAGGAATATTTATACTTCcatactatatttattattactttaatacATGACAGAATTAAGGACCGTGATAAGTCCAAAAGCaacacattataaaatataaattgataAAATATCTATTTCAGTCTTTTAGCATAATACTGTGTCATTAGACACTACTGTGCATTTCAGTTCTtcctagtatttatttttttttaaaaattttgtaGTAACAGTAGTTACTACTTTTAAGATTTTACCTTTAAAGTAGGCAGTACGTATATAGACTATGTAATGCCTTACTAGTCATTACAAACATACAGtgttgttaaatgtaaaaatgttattgtaaCTAGTGAGATATGCAATATTACTAATAACAGCATAGTAGCGTCTCAAAAATAGAAACTATTATCTAATACAAGAATAACAGCAAATCTATAACAGAGACAAGTAACTAGATTATTTCAATGAATAGTACCAGTAAAACTGGAGTATGTACTATAGCTAAATCTAAACCACAGGCCCCTATAGATTACATtggcaaaaaacaacaaataaacaaacattgaattaaatgtcaaCCAACTGTCGCAGTTTGGACTAATTAACCAGCTATAGAAAAGTGAGTAGGCTACTAGTAACATAAACAGATACACTAATAGAAGTTTAAACAGCTTGACAGTCCCAGTGTTCAAACAATACTATAAACATGCCAGTATTGTTTTAAATAGAATCTTAATCATTAGTCATGTTCAAAAGTCATCTTTACACTTTTCCAGCATGTAGTTAGCAGTGACAAACCCACTCGATGCACTGTGACGCACTCTGTATTCCTACCTGGTGCAATTCATTGAAACCAGAGGTTTGCTTCCTAAACGGCAGACACAGTTTGCTCTATTATAGTTCGAAcaagtatagtttttttttccttcttgcttTTAAACTTCACTTAACTTGTCGACCATGATAACTAAAAACCCACTGACGAACCGTGCTTGCAGCGGCACGCCCCCTTCGCTGTCCAGCTGTACTGCAAAAGCCAAGATCGTTCCGGCACAATATCAAGCCCCTGTCTGCGCGCATTGGTTCACAGAAACCCATTTTGACAGCCAATGAGAAAGCAGAAGAACAAGGCACTTGAGCAATCAGCGCGCAGTAAAGCGCAGCGGGCCCGCGAGCACCGAAGTTTGAGAAAAGCAGGGGGGAAGCGTCAACTCAGATAGAGCTGAGGAAGGCTTGACGCGTAATTTCTGGTTAAAagtattattagggcccgagcaccgaggtgcgaggaccctcttgtatctgctttgtttattagggctcaagcctggagggcgagagccctattgttttccttagaattattttttattattagggctcaagcctggagggcgagagccctattgttttccttaggattattttttattattattagggcgagagccctattgttttacttaggattatttttagggctcaagcctggagggcgagagccctattgttttccttaggattatttttagggctcaagcccaaagggcgagaggcctattgttttccttaggattattttttattattattattattattattagggctcaagcctggagggcgagagccctattgttttccttaggattattagggctcaagcctggagggcgagagccctattgttttccttaggattatttagggctcaagcctggagggcgagagccctattgttttccttaggattatttgttattattagggctcaagcctggagggcgagagccctattgttttccttaggattatttgttattattagggctcaagcctggagggcgagagccctattgttttccttaggattattagggctcaagcccaaagggcgagaggcctattgttttccttaggattattttttattattattattattattagggctcaagcccaaagggcgagaggcctattgttttccttaggattattttttattattattattattattattattattattattattatttttttccaacgtctcgggggcttttggggcccttaacgtgcttaaaaagtcttgaaaattggcacacagattggaacctgcggccattagggccgggcagagactgatacacgggcgtggcacaggggctctacagcgccccctggaatatggagggccatatatcatacattcttgctcatagacgtatgaaactcggtacacatataaatctcatcaatccaaacaacttttgtattgcatatcataggctccgcccaacaggaagttggctatttagggtttagtattcaaatttttcgtcaaagttgtgggggcttttggggtccttaacatactcaaaaactcttgaaaatttgcgcacactttggaattggtggcctttaggagcctgcagaggctgggacccgggcgtggcacaggggctctacggcgccccctggaacacagtcagaaatgttgatgtatagctcacacatacatgcacatattcataagaaactcagtacacatatagatctcatcgtgccgaacaactttcgtattgcatgtcataggctccacccaacaggaagtcagctatttagagttatgtaaaaagcgcatgctctggaatttgaaatacttgtcataggtttttttctcgattgtcgccaaactcggtcaacatgatctcaagacactggggatgaaaaattgccaggggatttttgatatctcgaacggtttgctcgtggcgaggcgttgaaattatggcgagaaatgagaaacaggaagtgtctaataccgtccacatacatttcctgattttaatcaaacttcatcagattattcgttgtatgatgtcgatcgcatatatgtgactattaggagtcaaagttatagcgccaccaactggcagaaggaagtgtgtcattttcaaaatgatttgaattcagcatcttattattactcgatttgcttcaaacttcatcagaataatgttaaaacacagccgatataaatctgcaagggggatattgatatctaaaaaattgttgccgtggcaacatgtcaaactggaatacttctcaggtgattttgaggcaaataacatacttagaatttcacaaaactctgaacacacatcagtatttctgataggaacttaaattgtgaatggattttggatagcttgaatggttttgccgtggtgatttttttaaatgaccttacaaagggaatcattattgtatttttaagttgcagcttccaaagacgtcaaataattttttcatacagatgaaaaagtcattctgaggaaatatgcatagtttcacgactttacaacactgtatggataacagaaaattaaaaaactgtcagacatctcatctcactctgtccctctgtttgagtgtgtgtgcttagacttccattgtctgagagaaattgcgcccctacaggttcaattcccgaacttttactttcacttttaaatccgttaaaaatacaaataaatacttagatttaattcacactgacaagctaaaccaacatatctgattattaccggttcagggctcatggataaattatttctggccagagatatgtgagaaataggagagatgaatcaccgctgtgatcacgagcgtctggagtaaagagctcagagaaaacgaatttattcctgttttaaagcttttaaaaataaattattacagcgatatcacactatcaaccaattagaacacaccaagagctaaattaagatgtttttgaactgtttgtgtgaaaatgaaatatttgtggctgcctaactgaaat
Above is a window of Carassius gibelio isolate Cgi1373 ecotype wild population from Czech Republic chromosome B12, carGib1.2-hapl.c, whole genome shotgun sequence DNA encoding:
- the LOC127968887 gene encoding protein phosphatase 1 regulatory subunit 3C-B isoform X2, giving the protein MNCTRVLQILNPRPMPSPIMPVDVAMRICLAHSPPLCSFLSSYEDCKSRILVNQYKPLRSCISNKTDVDTDNIGWKRPEIKNKKKVVFADSRGMSLTAVHVFKELEEDPMLDLQFELSDLEDAIVGLRGEKENNLILDFTQPAADYLDFRNRLKKSLVCLENCIIQERSLTGTVKKNKLRP
- the LOC127968887 gene encoding protein phosphatase 1 regulatory subunit 3C-B isoform X1, whose protein sequence is MNCTRVLQILNPRPMPSPIMPVDVAMRICLAHSPPLCSFLSSYEDCKSRILVNQYKPLRSCISNKTDVDTDNIGWKRPEIKNKKKVVFADSRGMSLTAVHVFKELEEDPMLDLQFELSDLEDAIVGLRGEKENNLILDFTQPAADYLDFRNRLKKSLVCLENCIIQERSLTGTVKVSSVSFEKMVHVRITFNSWKSYADIPCTYMNNVYGCEDVDTFSFSIELPSFVPPHEQVEFCISYKTNDTTYWDNNDGKNYKLGHAENDLNQTSVTQQRATDFKNQGKRPEMEFDQFGSPRTSSGFFPEWQSWGHIENNTPYW